In Etheostoma spectabile isolate EspeVRDwgs_2016 chromosome 20, UIUC_Espe_1.0, whole genome shotgun sequence, the following are encoded in one genomic region:
- the zdhhc22 gene encoding palmitoyltransferase ZDHHC22 — MCRGSAVLKGQLLRSPTFADMFTRMLKLRLLNAVAPAYFFMATAVTFILHFCFFIPTIFPNKDTSLRGSATLHTVVFLFLMFNALGNYIMTIKYPAESTNETVVPVCSAHCSDKVDAHYLLNGRHFCKLCKKVILKRDHHCFFTGNCIGNKNMRYFIMFCIYTSCTCLYSLVLGVAFLTVEYSISFENPLTFLTLLPLSTGYFFTGTISGLQLFLVLMLYVWLGIGLVCAGFCCQQVLLVARGQTWCQMQRGQLVDNRSPWRTNLKDVFGTRWILGLILPVQTAETSSEDTDAHKQD, encoded by the exons ATGTGCCGAGGCTCCGCGGTGCTGAAAGGACAGCTCCTTCGCTCTCCAACATTTGCAG ATATGTTCACCAGGATGTTAAAACTGAGGCTTCTCAATGCTGTAGCACCTGCCTACTTCTTCATGGCTACAGCAGTAACTTTCATTTTGCACTTCTGCTTCTTTATACCAACAATCTTCCCAAACAAGGATACATCACTGAGGGGATCTGCAACTCTTCACAcagttgttttcctttttttgatgTTCAACGCACTGGGAAATTACATAATGACTATTAAATATCCCGCTGAGAGCACCAATGAGACTGTGGTTCCGGTGTGTTCAGCGCACTGCTCGGACAAAGTAGACGCACACTACCTCCTTAATGGTCGCCACTTCTGCAAACTGTGTAAGAAAGTTATCCTCAAGAGGGATCACCACTGCTTTTTCACTGGAAACTGCATTGGCAATAAAAACATGCGCTACTTCATCATGTTCTGCATCTACACATCATGCACTTGTTTGTACTCCTTGGTTCTTGGTGTGGCCTTTCTAACAGTGGAGTACTCCATCTCCTTTGAAAACCCACTTACCTTCCTGACTCTTCTCCCCCTCTCCACTGGTTACTTCTTCACCG GAACAATCTCAGGGTTGCAGTTGTTCCTGGTGCTGATGCTCTATGTGTGGCTGGGCATCGGCCTGGTCTGTGCAGGCTTCTGTTGCCAGCAGGTGCTGCTGGTGGCCCGAGGACAGACCTGGTGTCAGATGCAGAGGGGGCAGCTTGTGGATAACCGCAGCCCCTGGAGAACCAACCTTAAGGATGTGTTTGGTACCCGGTGGATCCTCGGCCTTATCCTGCCTGTGCAGACAGCGGAGACATCCTCTGAAGACACAGATGCACATAAGCAGGACTGA
- the cipca gene encoding CLOCK-interacting pacemaker a, translating into MSHFSRPDRHRTPSFTRATHLRAFKSDLERDSGFSDASSEYLSTVDLTDSEDAGRNGSLVGQDPSGPQVALIGGSYAGLSPMIIMNNIVLKQPPPMVPAEKQWGFPSPLEVMPQSQVVLLQPMVSNGSSSSPKTGFENIRQSKSYMPILKSYPRIAPHPADVPTKKVESSKMRVSSTSGYDRRKKKHHHGHRHYSSISPQPALQTTINPISNFEAANHQLQAVESQEHLSDKSLSPLTGSSSLLPYTDEFRTHIDSNRMDANQDDAISIDSIKLKRFSNTYNILNKSGLLGITMRTKQLIKENKRTQGQLQQLQQQTALLLEALSSGDPQLWTKLQLSLQHTDKEQCGAKAKRVIM; encoded by the exons ATGAGCCATTTCAGTAGACCCGACAGACACAGGACACCATCGTTCACCAGGGCAACCCACCTTAGAGCATTCAAGTCTGACCTGGAGCGAGATTCAGGCTTCTCAG atgCCAGCTCTGAGTACCTCAGTACAGTCGATCTGACTGACTCTGAAGATGCAGGAAGGAACGGGTCGCTTGTCGGCCAGGACCCTTCTGGTCCACAGGTGGCTCTGATAGGAGGCTCATATGCTGGACTGTCTCCAATGATCATCATGAATAACATTGTGTTAAAGCAG ccACCCCCAATGGTTCCAGCAGAAAAACAGTGGGGCTTTCCTTCACCCTTGGAAGTAATGCCTCAGTCACAGGTGGTTCTTCTTCAACCCATGGTATCAAATGGTAGCAGCAGCTCTCCAAAGACTGGCTTTGAAAATATTCGACAATCAAAAAGCTACATGCCCATCCTCAAGTCATATCCCAGAATTGCCCCACACCCAGCGGATGTGcccacaaagaaagtggaatcCTCCAAGATGAGGGTGAGCTCAACATCAGGATATGACCGGCGAAAGAAAAAGCACCACCACGGCCACCGGCACTACAGCTCCATCAGCCCGCAGCCAGCACTGCAGACTACAATCAACCCCATCTCCAACTTTGAAGCAGCAAACCATCAATTACAGGCAGTTGAGAGTCAGGAGCACCTCAGTGACAAGTCTCTCTCTCCGCTGACAGGGAGCAGCTCTTTGCTCCCCTACACAGATGAATTCAGGACGCATATTGACAGCAACAGAATGGATGCCAACCAGGACGACGCTATCTCAATAGACAGTATTAAACTGAAACGTTTCAGCAATACCTACAACATTCTCAATAAATCTGGCCTGCTGGGGATCACCATGCGCACGAAGCAGCTGATTAAGGAGAATAAGCGCACCCAAGGTCAACTGCAGCAACTTCAGCAGCAAACAGCCCTGCTGCTAGAGGCTCTAAGCAGTGGAGACCCCCAGCTCTGGACTAAACTGCAGCTCTCTCTGCAGCACACAGACAAGGAGCAATGTGGAGCTAAAGCCAAGAGAGTCATAATGTGA